A single region of the Xenopus laevis strain J_2021 chromosome 4L, Xenopus_laevis_v10.1, whole genome shotgun sequence genome encodes:
- the LOC121403156 gene encoding uncharacterized protein LOC121403156 → MAGVKARGREFIRRRAKEAELLKQSGKSLKVTERSHQIAKMAGARPKQREPLIPEEPPEEGAISDDGAKISTETGTTPKNVEELLVWLVKRQEIGDQRRLEEERFYREQERYRMEKEEQQRKDELRHQEAERAKRDDQFLKLLQAMQHNMPPVPSLKLTKLSETDDIEAYLTVFERVAQASQWPENQWVIHLAPFLTSKAQQAYSQMRIEDAGDYQKVKSSILRRYNIHTETFRQRFRGYIYIEKEGPRETYTRLTELCQKWIVPENKTVQQVLQTIILEQFLEILPEPLRVWLKEHQPESGDQAVILAENYLLARKGLSRKMHMVRATPVVGSGDKPRQDTLKNKGHTKDVICFLCHKVGHLAKDCLSKRVKSGKETVTNCVGVVNDYLQPVKINSKTVKALVDTGSQQSLIRSNLLASPNVTGQLPLKCVHGDTKIYPKTVLPVEIANTRVSLEMGIVPNLPYPVILGQDTPGFSDILNRDSKVSAVSTRSQVKSQTTAENLGEIFPFEKDVFQGTGGKKSKLVPVPLVDTPFERVAMDIVGPLQKSSKGNQYILVVSDYMTRYPEAIPLRSITTRKIAEELIKLFSHMGIPQTILTDQGSNFQSSLMRQINQLLGIQAVRTSPYHPQTDGLVERFNQTLKKCSGSL, encoded by the exons ATGGCAGGAGTAAAAGCACGTGGAAGGGAATTCATTAGGAGACGCGCAAAGGAAGCTGAGCTCCTGAAACAGTCTGGCAAAAGTCTTAAAGTGACGGAGAGATCACATCAAATAGCCAAGATGGCAGGAGCCAG GCCAAAGCAGCGTGAACCTTTGATCCCAGAGGAACCTCCGGAGGAGGGCGCTATATCTGATGATGGTGCTAAAATTTCAACTGAGACTGGGACCACTCCTAAAAATGTGGAAGAACTTTTAGTCTGGTTGGTAAAGCGCCAAGAAATAGGTGACCAGCgcagactggaggaggagagattTTATCGTGAGCAAGAAAGGTATCGTATGGAAAAAGAGGAACAGCAACGTAAGGATGAGTTGAGGCATCAGGAAGCTGAGAGAGCAAAGAGAGATGACCAGTTTCTCAAATTACTGCAAGCAATGCAGCATAATATGCCTCCTGTGCCAAGTTTAAAACTCACTAAACTGTCAGAGACTGATGACATAGAAGCATATTTGACAGTATTTGAGAGAGTTGCTCAAGCAAGTCAATGGCCAGAAAATCAATGGGTCATTCATCTTGCACCCTTCCTCACCAGCAAGGCTCAGCAAGCATATAGCCAAATGAGGATTGAGGATGCTGGGGACTATCAAAAAGTCAAAAGTTCCATTTTGAGGCGGTATAATATTCACACGGAGACCTTCCGACAGAGGTTCAGAGGCTATATCTACATTGAAAAGGAGGGACCCAGAGAGACCTATACGCGTCTGACTGAATTGTGCCAAAAGTGGATTGTTCCAGAAAATAAGACTGTCCAACAAGTCTTGCAAACCATTATTCTTGAACAGTTTCTAGAAATCCTTCCTGAACCGTTGAGAGTTTGGCTAAAGGAGCATCAGCCAGAGAGCGGTGACCAGGCTGTGATATTGGCAGAGAATTATTTACTCGCAAGAAAAGGACTATCACGTAAGATGCATATGGTAAGAGCTACTCCAGTTGTTGGCAGTGGTGATAAACCCAGACAAgacactttaaaaaacaaaggtcACACTAAAGATGTTATTTGTTTCTTGTGTCATAAAGTGGGACATTTAGCCAAAGACTGTTTAAGTAAGAGGGTAAAGTCTGGCAAGGAGACTGTTACAAATTGTGTTGGTGTGGTGAATGATTATTTACAACCTGTCAAAATCAACTCCAAAACTGTAAAAGCTTTAGTTGATACAGGGAGCCAACAATCTTTAATTCGGTCCAATTTGCTAGCTTCCCCAAATGTCACTGGTCAGTTACCTTTGAAGTGTGTTCACGGGGACACAAAAATATACCCTAAGACAGTACTACCTGTGGAAATAGCCAATACACGGGTGTCGTTGGAGATGGGCATAGTACCTAACTTACCTTACCCTGTTATTTTGGGGCAAGATACACCTGGTTTCAGTGATATATTGAACAGGGACAGTAAGGTGTCTGCTGTGTCAACAAGGTCTCAAGTTAAAAGCCAGACTACAGCTGAAAACTTGGGTGAAATATTTCCTTTTGAAAAAGATGTGTTTCAGGGTACAG gtggaaaaaaatctaaactggTTCCAGTTCCTTTGGTTGATACTCCATTTGAAAGAGTAGCCATGGATATCGTTGGTCCTTTGCAAAAAAGCAGTAAAGGAAACCAATATATATTAGTTGTGAGTGATTATATGACTCGCTATCCAGAGGCTATTCCTTTGAGAAGTATCACTACCAGGAAAATTGCAGAAGAACTGATTAAACTGTTTAGCCACATGGGTATTCCTCAAACTATACTTACAGACCAAGGTTCAAATTTCCAGTCCAGTCTAATGAGACAGATAAACCAGCTTCTGGGTATACAAGCGGTAAGAACCTCTCCATACCATCCACAAACTGATGGTCTGGTTGAGCGTTTTAATCAAACGCTAAAAAAATGCTCAGGAAGTTTGTAA